The DNA sequence CTATTTCGCCACGCCGCTCGCCTATGTGTTCATTCTGATTTTCCTGGTACTGTCCGGGGTGTTCACCTTTTATCTGGGTGGCTTCTACGAACGGGGCCAGGCGGATCTGGTGCCATTCTTCGGCTTCCATACCTGGCTGTACCTGTTCCTTATCCCCGCCATCGCGATGCGCTTATGGGCGGAGGAGCGTAAATCCGGCTCCATCGAACTGTTGATGACGCTACCGATCAGCTTGTTCGAGGCAGTCACCGGCAAGTTTCTCGCCGCCTGGGTGTTTGCCGGCATGGCGCTGCTGCTGACCTTTCCGATGGTCATTACCGTCAACTATCTCGGCGAGCCGGATAACGGCGCGATTGCCGCCGGTTACTTCGGCAGCTGGTTGCTGGCGGGTGCCTTCCTTGCGATAGGTTCGTGCATGTCGGCACTGGCGAAGAACCAGGTGATCGCCTTCATCCTGGCAGTCAGCGTGTGCTTTCTGTTCATCGTCAGCGGCTTGCCGATGGTGCTCGACGCTTTCGCCTGGGCACCGCAGTGGCTGGTGGATGCAGTGGCTTCGCTGAGTTTCCTGATTCGTTTCGACTCGCTCAGCAAGGGCGTGATCGATCTGCGTGATTTGCTGTATTTCGTGACGCTGATCATCGCCTGGCTGGCGGCTACTGCCGTGGTCGTCGATCTAAAAAAAGCGGCATAAGGGAGCCCACATGAAACGAGTGATTTATTCGGGTGCCGGACTGCTGCTGATCGCGCTGGCGTTCTTGGCGTTCAACATGTTCTCCGGTCTGCTGTTCACCGGTGCTCGACTGGACCTGACCGAGCAGAAGCTCTACACCATTTCCGAAGGCACCGAGACCATCCTCGATGAACTCAAGGAGCCCATCGAGCTTCATTTTTTCTATTCCGACCATGCGGTGAAAGACCTGGTAGCGCTGCGTAACTATGCCCGGCGTGTCGAGGAAATGCTGCGCGCCTACGAGCGCGAGGCGGGAAGCAAGATCAAGCTGCACGTGATCGACCCGCAGCCGTTCTCGGAAGAGGAAGATCGCGCCGCCGAGCTGGGCCTGCAGGCGGTGCCGTTGAACCAGAGTGGCGACACGATCTACTTCGGCCTTGCCGGGACCAACGCCGAAGGCCAGACGCAGGGCATTCCGTTCTTCCCGCTGGATCAGGAGGAGTTTCTGGAATACGAGATCAGCCGGCTGGTGCAAACGCTTGCGGCGCCGCAGATGCCCGTTGTGGGCGTGCTGTCCGGGTTACAGATCAATGGCGGTTTCGATATGCGCACCCAGCAGGCGACGCAGCCCTGGATGGTGCTGGAGAACATCCGCCAGGTTTTCCATATCGAGAGCCTCAAGCGCGACGTCGACATGATCCCGGCCAGCGTGTCGGTGCTGATGCTGGTGCACCCCAAGGAGCTACCGGAACAGACGCTCTACGCCATCGACCAGTTCGTCATGCGTGGCGGCAAACTGCTGGTGTTCGTCGACCCATACAGCGAAGCCGATCCTGGCATGGGCATCGGCCCGGGCGAGTTCGGCGAGAACAAGGCGTCCGATCTGGAGCCGCTGTTCGAAGCCTGGGGCGTGCGCATGGCTGCCGATCAGGTGGTGGCGGATGCGTCCTATGCGATGTCCGTCGGCGTTGGCGCCGAGCGTCGATCGGTCCGCCATCCCGGCTGGTTGAACCTACCTCAAGGCACCATGGATACCGAGGATGTCACCACCGCCTCGCTGGAAAGCCTGACGGTGGCCACGGCTGGTTTCCTCGAGCCGCTGGAGAGTGCAACGACCCGCTTCACGCCGCTGATCCAGAGCTCAAGCTATGCCATGCCGTTCGAGGCGGCGCGCTTCGCCACCCTGGATAATCCGGAAATGCTACTGCGTGAGCTGCAGCCGACCGGCGAGCGCTACACCCTGGCTGCGCGCATTCAGGGGCCTGCGCAATCGGCCTACCCGGACGGGATCGAAGGGCGCATGGACGGCCTTAAGGAAGCGGCTCACATCAATGTCATCGCCGTGGCGGATACCGATCTGCTAGCCGACCGTATGTGGGTACAGGTACAGGATTTCTTTGGCCAGCGGCTGCCGCAGCCCTGGGCCGACAACGGCACCTTCGTGGTCAACGCGCTGGACAATCTCGCCGGTACCGATGCGCTGATCAGCATTCGCTCGCGCGGCCGCTTTGCCCGGCCTTTCGTGGTTGTCGAGGAATTGCAACGCCAGGCGGAAAACCGTTTCCGCGAGACGGAAGACGTCTTGCAGCAGCGCCTGGCCGCGACGGAAGCGAAGCTGGCCGAGCTGCAGAGCCCGGACCCGGAACAGGCGCTGGAACTGACCACCGAACAAGAGGCGGCATTGCAGAACTTCATGCAGGAAAAGCTGGGTATCCGCAAGGAGCTACGCGAGGTGCGCTACCAGCTCAACGCTGACATCGAGGCGCTGGGCCGTACGCTGAAGTTCGTCAATATCGCGCTAATACCGCTGTTACTGACGCTGGGCGTGTTGCTGGCTTGGTTGTGGCGCAGGCGCAAGACCGGCTGATGGACGCTTTGAGCGGCTGCAAAGAGCCGAAGCCGGGAGTTTCCTGTTTATACTCAGCCGGCGAGCGGCTCGGAAACGCACCTGTCATGTCTGTTCCGGTAGATTGTCGGGCGGACGGCTTGCTGCAAGTCGGGCCGGATCGTTCCATCCCCACGGTGGG is a window from the Pseudomonas sp. MTM4 genome containing:
- a CDS encoding ABC transporter permease subunit, which codes for MSQLPVIFKRELGSYFATPLAYVFILIFLVLSGVFTFYLGGFYERGQADLVPFFGFHTWLYLFLIPAIAMRLWAEERKSGSIELLMTLPISLFEAVTGKFLAAWVFAGMALLLTFPMVITVNYLGEPDNGAIAAGYFGSWLLAGAFLAIGSCMSALAKNQVIAFILAVSVCFLFIVSGLPMVLDAFAWAPQWLVDAVASLSFLIRFDSLSKGVIDLRDLLYFVTLIIAWLAATAVVVDLKKAA
- a CDS encoding Gldg family protein → MKRVIYSGAGLLLIALAFLAFNMFSGLLFTGARLDLTEQKLYTISEGTETILDELKEPIELHFFYSDHAVKDLVALRNYARRVEEMLRAYEREAGSKIKLHVIDPQPFSEEEDRAAELGLQAVPLNQSGDTIYFGLAGTNAEGQTQGIPFFPLDQEEFLEYEISRLVQTLAAPQMPVVGVLSGLQINGGFDMRTQQATQPWMVLENIRQVFHIESLKRDVDMIPASVSVLMLVHPKELPEQTLYAIDQFVMRGGKLLVFVDPYSEADPGMGIGPGEFGENKASDLEPLFEAWGVRMAADQVVADASYAMSVGVGAERRSVRHPGWLNLPQGTMDTEDVTTASLESLTVATAGFLEPLESATTRFTPLIQSSSYAMPFEAARFATLDNPEMLLRELQPTGERYTLAARIQGPAQSAYPDGIEGRMDGLKEAAHINVIAVADTDLLADRMWVQVQDFFGQRLPQPWADNGTFVVNALDNLAGTDALISIRSRGRFARPFVVVEELQRQAENRFRETEDVLQQRLAATEAKLAELQSPDPEQALELTTEQEAALQNFMQEKLGIRKELREVRYQLNADIEALGRTLKFVNIALIPLLLTLGVLLAWLWRRRKTG